The Parambassis ranga chromosome 19, fParRan2.1, whole genome shotgun sequence genome contains a region encoding:
- the nubp2 gene encoding cytosolic Fe-S cluster assembly factor nubp2 encodes MEQNNDGNLAQVQHVVLVLSGKGGVGKSTITTELALALKHAGKKVGILDIDLCGPSIPRMLSVGRSDVHQCDSGWVPVYTDAQKSLALMSIGFLMEDPDEAVVWRGPKKTALIGQFVSDVAWGDLDVLLVDTPPGTSDEHLAVLENLKKHRVDGAILVTTPQAVSTGDVRREITFCKKTGVRILGIIENMSGFVCPHCSECTNIFSKGGGEELAKLTGSVFLGAVPLDPLLSASIEEGKDFIQSFPDSATFSAISSISQTLLNSLQTA; translated from the exons ATGGAACAAAATAATG ATGGGAACTTGGCCCAGGTGCAGCACGTTGTGTTGGTACTGTCAGGGAAGGGAGGTGTGGGAAAGAGCACCATCACCACAGAGTTAGCCCTGGCCCTAAAGCATGCTGGAAAGAAG GTTGGCATCCTGGACATTGACCTCTGTGGGCCTAGTATCCCCCGCATGTTGAGTGTGGGTCGGTCTGACGTGCATCAGTGTGATTCAGGCTGGGTACCAGTCTACACTGATGCCCAGAAGAGCCTAGCTCTTATGTCTATTGGCTTCCTAATGGAGGATCCAGATGAAGCAGTAGTGTGGAGGGGGCCAAAGAAAACAG CCTTGATTGGGCAGTTTGTGTCAGATGTAGCATGGGGAGACCTGGATGTGCTGCTGGTGGACACACCACCGGGGACATCTGATGAGCATTTGGCTGTGCTGGAAAACCTTAAAAAACACAGAGTGGATGGAGCCATTCTGGTCACCACACCTCAG GCAGTATCTACAGGAGATGTGAGACGAGAGATCACCTTTTGTAAGAAGACAGGTGTTCGGATTCTCGGCATTATAGAGAACATGAGTGGCTTTGTTTGTCCCCACTGTTCA GAATGTACCAACATATTCTCAAAGGGTGGTGGTGAAGAGCTGGCCAAACTGACTGGATCAGTGTTTCTGG GTGCGGTGCCATTGGATCCTCTTCTCAGTGCCAGCATAGAGGAGGGCAAAGACTTCATCCAGTCCTTTCCTGACAGTGCCACCTTCAGTGCTATTAGCAGTATTTCTCAGACTCTGCTCAACAGCCTCCAGACAGCATGA